A portion of the Bifidobacterium lemurum genome contains these proteins:
- a CDS encoding TetR/AcrR family transcriptional regulator, with the protein MPTSENSGKRVRKSPEERKREILDASVRLISERGFNGISIQDVADEVGISKQGLLRYVGSKDNLLAMTYEEYYASSGTVEEFMESGLPGSAADDLRFPAYLRFLVRHNARRRMMVQLFAMLQAEALNPAHPLYEHFRVRHTQIWESYSQYAWSIPPQLGEWSRAMRPYVRKAMESMDGIQLRWLGEPPIDLYDEWLEFERMIFPSPLWDEYR; encoded by the coding sequence ATGCCTACATCGGAGAATAGCGGAAAGCGGGTGCGCAAGTCGCCTGAGGAGCGCAAGCGTGAGATTCTGGACGCGTCGGTGCGGCTGATCAGCGAACGCGGTTTCAATGGCATTTCGATTCAGGACGTCGCCGACGAAGTGGGCATCTCGAAGCAAGGGCTGCTGCGGTATGTGGGCAGCAAGGACAATCTTCTGGCGATGACCTACGAGGAATACTACGCCTCGTCGGGCACGGTCGAGGAGTTCATGGAATCGGGGCTGCCGGGCAGTGCTGCGGATGATCTTCGGTTCCCCGCCTATCTGCGTTTTCTGGTGCGGCATAACGCGCGGCGTCGCATGATGGTCCAGTTGTTCGCGATGCTGCAGGCCGAGGCGTTGAATCCGGCGCATCCGTTGTATGAGCATTTCCGTGTGCGCCATACGCAGATTTGGGAGAGCTACTCGCAGTACGCGTGGTCGATTCCGCCGCAGCTGGGGGAGTGGAGTCGGGCCATGCGCCCCTATGTGCGCAAGGCGATGGAATCGATGGACGGCATCCAACTGCGCTGGCTCGGCGAGCCGCCCATCGACCTGTATGACGAATGGCTGGAATTCGAGCGCATGATTTTCCCTTCGCCGCTGTGGGATGAATATCGCTGA
- a CDS encoding glycoside hydrolase family 3 N-terminal domain-containing protein — MTETAATLPYKNPDLPVEERIADLLGRMTLEEKVGQMMQLDARSGDLDDLIVGKHVGSILHTSPEDLPRAVETVNTKTRLGIPLVIGDDCIHGYSFWPGATIFPEQLGMAVSWDTEKIEAMGRATAEEVSTTGVHWTFSPVLCIGRDTRWGRVGETFGEDPMLIGELASAIVKGYQGGAKAGEPLAKDAILACAKHFAGYSETQGGRDASEADLSHRKLESWFLPPFERVAKEGCGTFMLGYESIEGVPVTFNKWLLSDKLRGAWNYQGTLITDWDNVGRAVWEQHVKPDYTHAAADAVKAGNDLVMTTPQFYEGAIEAVKNGMLDESLIDAAVERILALKFRLGLFEDPRLPDPERIKAVIGSEEHQRLNLELTRESVALLKNDGALPFSLPRHAEQSEAASKNLRIAVVGPLADDAQTQLGDWAGNSGQVNWMPDGHPREMITTVLDGVKAIADEAGAEVVYSRGANIIDLVPDPEGEFYPDGQPRPKIGVAAPVDQALLDEAVANARQSDLIVAVVGDVIQLIGEGCSTGTLELVGGQNALIDALADVAKETGKPFVVVLVSSKPQVMPASVVGGYGVIDKPADSGVSAFLWAPSPGMKGGQAIAEIIFGLTEPSGRLPITFPRHAGQLPVYYNQIRGQHGNRYADLTQDPAFAFGEGLSYTTFEYGEVAITNASESKPFAETDTVHAEVTLTNTGERPGTEVVQAYIGDIVTSYSWTDRELKAFKRVTLAPGESATVAFDIPVADCTIVDPQANRIVEAGEFELLIGHSSRREDLKRATFTVA; from the coding sequence ATGACCGAAACCGCAGCCACCCTGCCCTACAAGAACCCCGATCTGCCGGTCGAGGAGCGCATCGCGGACCTGCTGGGCCGTATGACCCTTGAAGAGAAGGTCGGACAGATGATGCAGCTCGACGCCCGCAGCGGCGATCTGGACGATCTGATCGTCGGCAAGCACGTCGGCTCCATCCTGCACACCAGCCCCGAGGACCTGCCGCGCGCCGTCGAGACGGTGAACACCAAAACACGCCTCGGCATCCCGCTAGTCATCGGCGACGACTGCATCCACGGCTACTCCTTCTGGCCGGGCGCGACCATCTTCCCCGAACAGCTCGGCATGGCCGTCAGCTGGGATACGGAGAAAATCGAGGCCATGGGCCGCGCCACCGCCGAAGAGGTCTCCACCACCGGCGTGCACTGGACCTTCTCCCCGGTGCTGTGCATCGGCCGCGACACCCGCTGGGGTCGTGTGGGCGAGACCTTCGGCGAGGATCCGATGCTGATCGGCGAACTCGCCTCCGCCATCGTCAAGGGCTACCAGGGCGGTGCCAAGGCCGGCGAGCCGCTCGCCAAGGACGCGATCCTCGCCTGCGCCAAGCATTTCGCCGGATACTCCGAAACCCAGGGCGGCCGCGACGCCTCCGAAGCTGATCTGAGCCACCGCAAGCTCGAATCCTGGTTCCTGCCGCCGTTCGAACGCGTCGCCAAAGAAGGCTGCGGCACGTTCATGCTCGGCTACGAATCCATCGAAGGCGTGCCGGTCACCTTCAACAAGTGGCTGCTGAGCGACAAGCTGCGCGGCGCATGGAACTATCAGGGCACGCTGATCACCGACTGGGACAACGTCGGCCGCGCTGTCTGGGAGCAGCACGTCAAGCCCGACTACACGCATGCGGCCGCCGACGCGGTCAAGGCCGGCAACGACCTGGTCATGACCACGCCGCAGTTCTACGAGGGTGCCATCGAAGCCGTCAAGAACGGCATGCTCGATGAATCGCTGATCGACGCCGCCGTGGAGCGCATCCTCGCGCTCAAATTCCGTCTTGGTCTTTTCGAGGATCCGCGCCTGCCCGACCCCGAACGCATCAAGGCCGTCATCGGCTCCGAGGAGCATCAGCGACTCAACCTCGAACTCACCCGCGAATCCGTGGCGCTCCTCAAGAACGATGGCGCGCTTCCGTTCTCTCTCCCTCGTCATGCTGAGCAGAGCGAAGCGGCGTCGAAGAATCTCCGCATCGCCGTGGTCGGCCCGCTCGCCGACGACGCGCAAACCCAGCTCGGCGACTGGGCCGGCAACTCCGGCCAGGTCAACTGGATGCCCGACGGCCATCCGCGCGAGATGATCACCACCGTGCTCGACGGCGTCAAAGCGATTGCCGACGAGGCCGGAGCCGAAGTCGTCTACTCCCGCGGCGCGAACATCATCGACCTGGTTCCCGACCCCGAAGGCGAGTTCTATCCCGACGGACAGCCCCGCCCGAAGATCGGCGTCGCGGCACCCGTCGACCAAGCGCTGCTCGACGAGGCCGTGGCCAACGCCCGCCAGTCCGACCTGATCGTGGCCGTGGTGGGCGATGTGATCCAGCTGATCGGCGAAGGCTGCTCCACCGGCACGCTGGAACTCGTGGGTGGACAGAACGCGCTGATCGACGCGCTCGCTGACGTGGCCAAGGAGACCGGCAAGCCCTTCGTGGTGGTGCTGGTCAGCTCCAAGCCTCAGGTGATGCCGGCCAGTGTGGTCGGCGGATACGGTGTGATCGACAAGCCTGCCGACTCCGGCGTGAGCGCCTTCCTGTGGGCGCCGAGCCCCGGCATGAAGGGCGGCCAGGCCATCGCCGAAATCATCTTCGGTCTGACCGAGCCTTCCGGCCGTCTGCCGATCACCTTCCCGCGCCATGCGGGCCAGCTGCCGGTCTACTACAACCAGATCCGCGGCCAGCACGGCAACCGCTACGCCGACCTCACCCAGGACCCGGCGTTCGCGTTCGGCGAGGGCCTGAGCTACACGACCTTCGAATACGGCGAGGTGGCGATCACCAACGCCAGCGAATCCAAGCCCTTCGCTGAAACCGACACGGTGCATGCCGAAGTCACCCTGACCAACACGGGCGAGCGGCCCGGCACCGAAGTCGTGCAGGCCTACATCGGCGACATCGTCACCTCCTACAGCTGGACCGACCGTGAGCTCAAGGCCTTCAAGCGCGTGACGCTCGCGCCGGGGGAGAGCGCGACCGTCGCCTTCGACATTCCGGTCGCGGACTGCACCATCGTCGATCCGCAGGCCAACCGCATCGTCGAAGCCGGCGAGTTCGAGTTGCTCATCGGCCATTCGTCGCGCCGCGAGGACCTGAAGCGCGCCACCTTCACCGTCGCCTAG
- a CDS encoding glycoside hydrolase family 5 protein, whose product MSMVLGCDEKINGVNLGNWLVLERWMSPSLFEESGEDDEIWMHRTMPASRLEEVLREHRDTYVTLADFQAIAARGYNLVRLPVPYFVFGDVSGHPGCIEYVDKAFAWARETGLKVLLDLHTVPGSQNGYDNGGLTGVCRWSRSPRAVEFALSVLTRLAERYRDDPALYGVEVLNEPISWLVYRTAPSTGRAKSMGEAYGSGHVSMRFLKRFYREAYRRLRSVLRPETVIVFHDGFRLNRWGNWFRREGMRRVMLDTHIYIAAMESFVPIHEMWAYRLFVKLNELMIRRAARYVPVVVGEWCIENRWAASCGEAGVVVDDSVDAISERERRMRDAYREVAALQLRAWNVSAGQIYWNYQLVRDVSGGDDCTRRKQVDFEAWDLTRVWRNGWMADRRAGICDRLTLFRE is encoded by the coding sequence ATGAGCATGGTGCTGGGGTGTGACGAGAAAATCAACGGCGTGAACCTCGGCAACTGGCTGGTGTTGGAGCGGTGGATGTCCCCGTCCTTGTTCGAGGAAAGCGGCGAGGACGACGAAATCTGGATGCATCGCACCATGCCGGCCTCTCGTTTGGAAGAGGTGCTACGTGAGCATCGCGATACCTATGTGACGCTGGCGGACTTTCAGGCCATCGCCGCGCGCGGATACAATCTGGTCCGTCTGCCGGTGCCGTACTTCGTATTCGGTGATGTGTCCGGGCATCCGGGCTGCATCGAATATGTGGACAAGGCGTTCGCATGGGCGCGTGAGACCGGATTGAAAGTGCTGCTCGATCTGCATACGGTGCCCGGATCGCAGAACGGATACGACAACGGCGGACTGACGGGCGTGTGCCGGTGGAGTCGTAGCCCGCGCGCCGTGGAATTCGCGCTCAGTGTGTTGACTCGTCTTGCCGAGCGCTATCGCGATGATCCCGCGTTGTATGGCGTCGAAGTGCTCAACGAGCCGATCAGTTGGCTGGTCTACCGCACCGCGCCTTCGACGGGACGTGCGAAAAGCATGGGCGAGGCGTACGGTAGCGGCCATGTGTCGATGCGGTTCCTTAAACGGTTCTATCGGGAGGCATACCGACGGTTGCGTTCTGTGCTGCGCCCTGAGACGGTAATCGTATTCCATGACGGATTCCGTCTGAATCGTTGGGGGAACTGGTTCCGACGTGAAGGTATGCGGCGCGTCATGCTGGACACGCATATTTATATCGCCGCGATGGAGAGTTTCGTGCCCATCCATGAGATGTGGGCGTACCGGCTGTTCGTGAAACTCAACGAACTGATGATCCGCCGCGCGGCGAGATATGTGCCTGTGGTGGTCGGCGAATGGTGCATTGAAAACCGGTGGGCCGCGTCGTGTGGTGAGGCTGGTGTGGTTGTCGACGATTCGGTTGACGCAATCTCCGAACGCGAACGACGCATGCGCGACGCCTACCGTGAGGTTGCGGCGCTGCAATTGCGCGCATGGAACGTCTCCGCCGGGCAGATCTACTGGAATTATCAGTTGGTGCGCGACGTCTCCGGTGGCGACGACTGCACTCGTCGCAAACAGGTCGATTTCGAAGCTTGGGACCTCACCCGCGTCTGGCGCAATGGTTGGATGGCTGATCGTCGAGCTGGGATTTGTGATCGCTTGACTCTTTTTCGCGAGTAA
- a CDS encoding type II toxin-antitoxin system VapC family toxin, protein MNNKSRPILVDTNVISEFYKPTPNPTVIAWLKQNDGAYISSITIMEMMYGLWRMPQGARRSVMAETIKRTIRNYENRILTFDREAGIRCSLIRADLDAHGHPVGLADAQIAAIAQANNCTLATRNTKDFQHTGVPLINPWEPAA, encoded by the coding sequence ATGAACAACAAATCACGACCTATTCTGGTCGACACGAACGTTATCTCGGAGTTCTACAAACCAACCCCCAATCCAACGGTGATTGCATGGTTGAAGCAGAACGATGGGGCCTACATATCGTCCATCACCATTATGGAAATGATGTACGGACTATGGCGCATGCCGCAAGGCGCAAGACGTTCCGTCATGGCCGAAACCATTAAACGAACCATACGAAACTATGAGAACCGTATTCTGACTTTTGACCGCGAAGCCGGCATACGATGCTCTCTTATCCGAGCCGATCTGGACGCACACGGCCATCCTGTCGGCTTGGCCGATGCGCAGATCGCCGCCATCGCCCAAGCCAACAACTGCACCTTGGCCACACGCAACACCAAGGATTTCCAGCACACCGGCGTTCCCCTCATCAACCCGTGGGAGCCCGCCGCATAA
- a CDS encoding MerR family transcriptional regulator, whose translation MADDDELLTIGEVAKLDGVTTKALRYYDAHGILKPEVVDPRTGYRYYSPDQVLELDVVRICLATGMPLDSLERHRLEDGTLDWRGVLRASRARVDDEIARLRKQQTSLNDYLEEIVRKAQTPEDGVVSSDLQPTWLAAKPWAYNQPFAIKRYLRTMAELRNAMREADATPLLRRGILIDHLHERAWAYHQFDPQGAHDGPYRFDESITVLNPAGGPAQSMAIERDRLSQCFDEGAAMTMRDDPEQWPHATMTEIWGSRASRGRVSIRYSRHRCAV comes from the coding sequence GTGGCCGATGATGACGAGCTGCTGACGATCGGCGAGGTCGCCAAGCTGGACGGAGTCACCACGAAGGCGCTGCGCTATTACGACGCGCACGGCATCCTCAAACCCGAGGTCGTGGACCCGCGCACCGGATACCGCTACTACTCCCCCGACCAGGTGTTGGAGCTTGACGTCGTGCGCATCTGCCTGGCGACCGGCATGCCGCTGGATTCATTGGAACGCCATCGTCTGGAGGATGGCACGTTGGATTGGCGTGGGGTGCTGCGCGCCAGCCGCGCCCGGGTGGATGACGAAATCGCGCGCCTGCGCAAGCAGCAGACCAGTCTTAACGACTATTTGGAGGAGATCGTGCGCAAGGCGCAGACCCCCGAAGACGGCGTGGTCTCCTCGGATCTACAGCCCACTTGGCTGGCGGCCAAACCGTGGGCCTATAACCAACCGTTCGCCATCAAACGGTATCTGCGCACTATGGCGGAGCTGCGGAACGCCATGCGCGAGGCCGATGCCACGCCGTTGTTGCGCCGCGGCATCCTCATCGACCATCTGCACGAACGCGCGTGGGCATACCATCAGTTCGACCCGCAGGGCGCACATGACGGACCTTACCGTTTCGACGAGTCGATCACCGTGCTCAATCCCGCGGGAGGACCGGCGCAAAGCATGGCGATCGAACGCGACCGCCTCTCGCAGTGTTTCGACGAGGGTGCTGCCATGACGATGCGCGACGACCCCGAGCAATGGCCCCACGCCACCATGACGGAGATTTGGGGAAGCCGCGCGTCGCGAGGTAGGGTGTCGATCCGCTATTCGCGGCACCGTTGCGCGGTGTAG
- a CDS encoding FitA-like ribbon-helix-helix domain-containing protein, with the protein MTTSLLIRKLPEDVKETLAKAAKANGRSTEAQARSVLEEFAASWVAHKASDWEFFEHIRTELLDGGIDEDEFQPMPRDKNEQPRPVDFE; encoded by the coding sequence ATGACCACATCACTGCTGATTCGCAAGCTTCCCGAAGACGTTAAAGAGACTCTGGCCAAGGCGGCGAAAGCCAACGGCCGCTCCACCGAGGCGCAGGCGCGTTCCGTGCTCGAGGAGTTCGCCGCCTCATGGGTGGCCCACAAAGCTTCGGATTGGGAATTCTTCGAACACATCCGCACTGAACTGCTTGACGGCGGCATCGACGAGGACGAATTCCAGCCCATGCCTCGAGACAAGAACGAACAACCAAGGCCGGTGGATTTCGAATGA